The Erigeron canadensis isolate Cc75 unplaced genomic scaffold, C_canadensis_v1 Conyza_canadensis_unscaffolded:60, whole genome shotgun sequence genome includes the window TGGACTTCAAACAGTTTAGCTTTAACCATGTTAATGGTCCCGCATTATTGGTTGATAGAGAATCAAAGTAGATTTTCCAATAAATTACGAAATGCTATAGTTCTTACATATGATTTCTGAATTTATTCAGAAGTAATTCGCGAGATCGTGCACCTCTCTTTCTTAGGTATAACTTTCCTAGTTATAACAGAAAAAGTACATCTGGTTGGATCCAGCCTATTCTTGAAATAAACAACTCGCACACACTCCCTTTCCAAAAAAGATCAACACCCCAAGCACTACACTTAGATTTATTAGATTTGTTGCTAAAATATCGGTATTAAACCCGAAACTCCCGGCGGATGGCCAGTGGCCGAAAGAAACGAAAGAATCGGTTACATTTTTCATATGATATGATCTCCTCGTATAGATAGACTAAAAAATCGAACAGAGTTCTTTTTGTATTACTTTGCcctctttatatatagatttcttTCTAGTTTCCTACTTTCTAAATCGAATTAAAAATCCATTTGATTTAGAAATCATGAATTACCCTCTTGCTTGCAACCTATCTTAAAAACTAAAAGAGGTCTACCAACACGAACGGGAAGGATGAAAGCGAGTTGGTATGCTAATTCCTCATCCGCAAATCAGCCCTTCCCGTGGGTTATTTTCTCAACGAATAAGTAATTCGAGGAATGAATCCTTATATAATTCGAAAAAGCAAAGCACAAATGCAAGGcaatataatatgaaaaaattttttcatatttctaatctaatctaaatattaaacaaaaggATTAGCAAATAAAAGTGCTAATGCTACAACCAGGCCATAAATTGTTAAAGCTTCCATAAAAGCTAGACTAAGCAATAAAGTACCTCGTATTTTTCCCTCCGCCTCAGGCTGTCTCGCAATACCTTCTACAGCTTGACCCGCAGCAGTACCTTGACCAACTCCAGGTCCAATAGAAGCAAGCCCTACAGCCAATCCAGCAGCAATAACGGAAGCGGCAGAAATCAGTGGATTCATGATAAGTTCCTcgtaccaaaaaaaaaatggttaatgATACATTCAACCAATGAACTATGACTTAATTATTCCATGCTACGATTCGTCCAGTCGAAGTAACTACGAACTTCGAATTCAAGTAATAACATTCTTGAATAATCAAAACTATTTTGATATCTCTTTTTTAGTTTCTCTCGAGAAAGTCTTTATGAATCCATACGactttttattttctgtttCTTTGTCCCGAACCGCTCTTTGAATTCTTCGATTTTTTTCATCCATTTATTAATTCAACTCACAGTCACAGATTAGACAGAAGGATTTCTATAGAATCCCCATCTACATTCACATTCGATTAGTAGGTCAAATTAGATAGCTCATATCTAACAAGTCAATATCTAATATCACATATACATGTCTTTCTTCCACAATGTAAACCAACTCTTTCTTCATCTTGAATTCAATTAGATTTGCTAAGGATGCGTCTAACGCTTGACAAAAGTTAACTTATAGTCATTCAATTCTATATACCTAGTTCGACCTCCCCTCTACAAACCTTTTATGAatcccctttttattttataaatgaacCTTTCCCGTCCCCATTGTTTATCATTATCTTGCAACCTAAATGGATAAGATCATCAATGGATCAATTGATTGGGGTGAATCGTTGCatagaaattgatttgattcATCTAAGTTtacaatttattatttattaatattttcgTTTGGTCAATCGTTGAATAAAATCAACTGAAAAAGGGAATCATTCTATAGAAcatccttttttatttaataaggtCGTAATACCACAGTAATACCACAAGACTTCTTCGTCAAATTCCGACTCCGAATAGTTAATAGTCGGATTCGATGACCAATCTAATTCATTGAAGGAAAGGTAGGATTATGATATAAATGGACAAAAGGTAATTTTAGGAAAAAGATCTTTGAGatctctttcctttttttcaaTTCTCTACTCTAATATCAATATTGTATTGTAATCTTTATTGTAATCTTTTTTTCTAAAATCTATAACTCTAGATCATATATTAGTTGtatattttcatttcattcaCTAAGTCAATTTTTTAGCCACGCACACATTGTCTTAGGTTAAACTAAAAAGACTCGTTAGAAAACTAGTCAATGGTGGCCCTCCATGGATTCACCTATATAAGCCGCGGCTAAAGTTGCAAAAATAAGAGCTTGAATACCACTTGTAAATAATCCAAGGAACATAACAGGGATCGGAACCACTGAAGGTACTAAagaaacaagaacaacaacTACTAATTCATCGGCTAATATATTTCCGAAAAGTCGAAAACTAAGTGATAGGGGCTTTGTGAAATCTTCTAAGATGTTAATAGGTAAAAGAATTGGAGTTGGTTGAATATATTTCCCGAAATAACCTAATCCTTTTTTGGTAAGACCCGCATAGAAATATGCCACTGACGTGAGTAAAGCCAAAGCAACTGTAGTATTTATATCATTAGTCGGTGCGGCTAATTCCCCATGAGGTAATTGTATGATTTTCCACGGTAAAAGGGCGCCTGCCCaattagaaacaaaaataaatagaaacatAGTTCCAATAAAAGGAACCCAAGGACCATATTCTTCTCCAATTTGAGTTTTACTCACATCTCGAATAAATTCAAGGACATATTCGAAGAAATTCTGACCGCCGGTCGGAATGGTTTGTGGGTTCCGAACGGCTAGAGCGGCTGAACCTAATAAGATAGCAATTACAACCCAAGAAGTAATAAGTACTTGGCCGTGGACTTGGAAACCTCCGATTTTCCAATAAAAATGTTGGCCTACTTCCACACCGGATAGATCATATAACCCATTTAGTGTGTTGATGGAACATGATAGAACATTCATATTGCCCTCTGACAAAATATAGAActttaatcaaaattattttgattCAACCATCTCTTTCTCGACTTGACTACTTGAATCATCTAATTTGAATACCAACCAATCAAATTCTATTCCGTGTTATTTTTATCTCCTTTTTGAGATTCAGAAATAGTAATCGATTCAATAAATCTACGAAGGTTCCTAAATGAAATAAGTTTTTTATCTTATTCttagtattaattattaatcaCGGATTTCTCATATAGCCAGAACGGCCCTCACAAATAGCAAATACTAATTTGTTAAGAATTAATCGGATTGAAGATATAGCGTCATCATTCGCTGGAATCGAAATATCTGCGAGATCGGGGTCACAATTTGTATCGATTAAACAAATTGTTGGAATTCCCAACGTGATACATTCTTGAAGGGCCGTATATTCTTCGTGCTGATCAACGATGATTACAATATCGGGTAACCCTGTCATATATTTAATCCCGCCCAGATATGTTTGCAAATGAGATAATTGTCTTTTCAACATAGCCGCATCTCTTTTCGGAAGACGGCTGAGCCCCCCTGTTTTTTGTTCGGTTCTCAAGTCTCTAAACTTATGAAGTCTCGTTTCTGTAGTGGACCAATTCGTTAACATACCACCGAGCCATTTTTTATTAACATAATGACACCGAGCCCTTATGGCAGCGCATGATACTGAATCAGCTTCTTTATTTTTAGTGCCAACAATTAAGAATTGTTTTCCTCTACTTGCGGCATCAAAAACCAAATCACAAGCTTCTGATAAAAAACGAGCAGTTTTAGTAAGATTTGTAATATGAATACCTTTACGTTTTGCAGAGATATAAGGTGCCATTTTAGGATTCCATTTCCTAGTACCATGGCCAAAATGAACTCCTGCTTCCATCATCTCTTCTAAATTAATGTTCCAATATCTTCTTGTCATTTCTCCCCACACTGCCTTCCCCTTCTCCcccttttttgaaaaaaaaagcgAAGAGGTACCCTGAATAAATAATTGTTCCGACGGAACCTTCTCTTCTACCGTAGATGTAGATACACAGCCCAAGCCATTATTCTTttctatttgttatttttttgattACTATTACCAAATCAAAGGACCAACAGAtccgaaaaaaaaaagaaaggtcGAATTTGCTATTAGGGATTTAAAAAAACGATTGTTCTTGTGTATCATGGAAATTCTTTGAAAGGCAAGAATCAAATAATTTTCTGTGGTAGAACAAAATATCTTTCATTTCCCCCTCTAATAGATTCTTTTTTTTGAGGTCAAAGGCAATGTTGTTAGGAATGTTGTTAGATTCGCTCGATGGTGCTTTGAAGCCGCTACCAACAGGTATCATCCCCCCCAGAACAACGTTTTCTTTCAGGCCTTTCAACCAGTCGATACGCCCCAGGAGAGCTGCTTTTGCTAAAACTCGAGCAGTTTCTTGAAAACTCGCTTCGGATATGAAACTTTGAGTATTCATAGAAGCTCTTGTTATTCCCAATAAGACGGCTTGGTAACAGATCGCTTCTTCCAAAGCGCGCCCCATTCGTTCCGCTCGCAACAATTCAATTAGTTCTCCGGGCGAAAAAACATTAGACATTTCATCTTCTGAAACCAATACTTTTGATGTTATTTGACGTACAATAATTTCTATATGCCTATTATGTATCTGCACCCCTTGGGATCGATAAACCTTTTGAA containing:
- the LOC122584620 gene encoding ATP synthase subunit a, chloroplastic, producing the protein MNVLSCSINTLNGLYDLSGVEVGQHFYWKIGGFQVHGQVLITSWVVIAILLGSAALAVRNPQTIPTGGQNFFEYVLEFIRDVSKTQIGEEYGPWVPFIGTMFLFIFVSNWAGALLPWKIIQLPHGELAAPTNDINTTVALALLTSVAYFYAGLTKKGLGYFGKYIQPTPILLPINILEDFTKPLSLSFRLFGNILADELVVVVLVSLVPSVVPIPVMFLGLFTSGIQALIFATLAAAYIGESMEGHH
- the LOC122584621 gene encoding 30S ribosomal protein S2, chloroplastic; translated protein: MTRRYWNINLEEMMEAGVHFGHGTRKWNPKMAPYISAKRKGIHITNLTKTARFLSEACDLVFDAASRGKQFLIVGTKNKEADSVSCAAIRARCHYVNKKWLGGMLTNWSTTETRLHKFRDLRTEQKTGGLSRLPKRDAAMLKRQLSHLQTYLGGIKYMTGLPDIVIIVDQHEEYTALQECITLGIPTICLIDTNCDPDLADISIPANDDAISSIRLILNKLVFAICEGRSGYMRNP